One Acetobacterium sp. KB-1 DNA segment encodes these proteins:
- a CDS encoding ABC transporter permease, translated as MKALQKDTFREIKKSKNRFLSIVAIIALGICFFVGVKTTGPSMKYTVSQYYQNQQLMDMRLVSTYGFLPADVDAIKNSPGVATVMPGYSADVIIERGDKRPVIKLMAYNEDQALNQPLLVAGRLPENEDELLLEQPQEAKGMGASSYTYQLGETIKLSSEVGDKALSDSIKRDTFTIVGFVRSPQYVSIERGSTSVGRGEVDYYSFIPAENFVFERYTEVYLLSQATADHVDPFSTEYEEAIGFLEKQLEALGILQLGINHDDILAKAQVELDKGRAKYNDGVTQFNDGMAQGEASLNDAKNQLINGEAALSAGWNEYNTMIAQTQAQLADAKNQIIQGEADLIRGADTLKQELANGEEKLETLRQGITDLRNGIAKMETQDPSGQLPELEAQLAELENQIAQGESARADLEVQSAAVEAQIQSLDPTDPDYPAQLAELEAQLNEINSRIIEVEAGLAQVYAAKEQINQGIEAIYDFSVQLTGMKNQLAELETTLPQAEAALAQAAIDGENQLSAGWARLADSKNQLSAGVAAFEAGREEGRSTLIASQNQLDEGWVKLRDGEAQLAMKRAEGEAELANAANDLAKAEAKINDLEFGKWYLYNRDDNPGYTSYGEDAKRIDNISGVFPLIFLLVAALVSFTTMTRMVEEQRTQIGTLKALGYRHDQIGSKFFVYALLAGSIGSVIGLIVGINTLPYLIAGAYGLLYQVPDLIIAPPWIPLLISCLIAISGTVVAAVIVTYYELKEHPSELMRPKAPKIGKRIFLESIPFIWKRLGFIEKVTARNLLRYKGRFFMTVIGIAGCTALILAGFGLQDAIFAMIPRQFENITVFDGYMALKNEETLVEKADFKKILENDPRFSENMLAHQAKMTVEKTGTGNGKAAYLFVPETAEQINTFIHLQNRKSAEAINLEEAGAVLSEKVAGSLGLKVGDTIRVYNEDESHEVVLGAITENYLENYLYLSPAVYEEAFGKELMVNMAYVNIPDANTDLEDAIASDWLARDGVVAVNFTGNIVKSSADSISSLSIVVVVMLLSAGALAAVVLYNLTNINISERVREIATIRVLGFYDMEVYKYIFRENVVLSVIGIIVGLFLGVLLNGFIINTVETDIAMFARGIEPTSFIYSVVFTLAFTFIVNILMTPIIKRISMVESLKSIE; from the coding sequence ATGAAAGCATTGCAAAAAGACACATTCAGAGAAATCAAAAAATCAAAAAACCGTTTCTTATCGATCGTTGCGATCATTGCTCTAGGCATCTGCTTTTTTGTAGGGGTTAAAACAACCGGCCCCAGCATGAAATATACAGTCAGTCAGTACTATCAAAACCAGCAACTGATGGACATGCGTCTAGTCTCGACCTATGGTTTTTTGCCGGCGGATGTGGACGCGATTAAAAATTCTCCAGGCGTGGCGACGGTGATGCCCGGCTATTCGGCGGATGTCATTATTGAGCGGGGCGATAAACGCCCTGTGATCAAATTGATGGCCTATAATGAAGACCAGGCCCTGAATCAACCACTGCTGGTGGCAGGGCGCCTGCCGGAAAATGAAGACGAACTGTTGTTGGAACAGCCTCAGGAAGCTAAGGGCATGGGTGCTTCCAGTTATACTTACCAACTGGGTGAAACGATCAAGCTATCCTCGGAGGTTGGCGATAAAGCACTATCTGATTCGATCAAACGGGATACCTTCACAATTGTTGGTTTTGTTAGATCGCCCCAGTATGTGTCGATTGAGCGCGGCAGCACCTCGGTTGGCCGGGGCGAAGTCGATTATTATAGCTTTATTCCCGCAGAAAACTTTGTCTTTGAACGGTATACTGAGGTTTATCTCTTATCACAGGCCACTGCCGACCATGTTGATCCCTTTTCAACTGAATACGAAGAAGCCATTGGGTTCCTGGAGAAACAATTGGAAGCCCTGGGTATTTTGCAGCTGGGAATCAATCACGATGATATTTTGGCTAAAGCTCAGGTAGAACTGGATAAGGGTCGGGCCAAGTACAACGATGGGGTGACCCAGTTTAATGACGGGATGGCTCAGGGCGAGGCCAGTTTGAATGATGCCAAAAACCAGTTAATTAACGGCGAGGCCGCCCTCAGTGCTGGCTGGAACGAGTATAACACCATGATTGCCCAGACACAGGCCCAACTTGCCGATGCCAAGAATCAGATCATTCAAGGTGAGGCAGATCTGATTCGTGGGGCTGACACCTTAAAACAGGAGCTGGCAAATGGTGAGGAAAAGTTGGAAACCCTGCGCCAGGGAATCACCGACTTAAGAAACGGAATTGCTAAAATGGAAACTCAGGACCCCTCCGGTCAGTTACCGGAGCTGGAAGCCCAGTTGGCGGAGCTGGAAAACCAGATTGCCCAGGGTGAGTCAGCACGGGCAGATCTGGAGGTCCAAAGCGCGGCAGTCGAAGCCCAGATTCAGAGTCTGGATCCGACTGACCCGGATTATCCGGCCCAACTGGCGGAACTGGAAGCTCAGTTGAATGAAATCAACAGCCGGATTATTGAGGTTGAAGCAGGTTTAGCCCAGGTTTACGCCGCAAAAGAGCAGATCAACCAGGGGATTGAAGCGATTTATGATTTTTCTGTCCAACTGACCGGAATGAAAAATCAACTGGCTGAGTTGGAAACAACCCTGCCCCAGGCCGAAGCCGCTCTGGCCCAAGCTGCTATTGACGGCGAGAATCAGTTATCAGCAGGATGGGCTCGCCTGGCTGATAGTAAAAACCAATTAAGCGCTGGAGTTGCGGCCTTTGAAGCCGGCCGGGAAGAAGGACGCAGTACCCTGATTGCGTCCCAGAATCAATTGGATGAAGGATGGGTGAAACTCCGCGATGGGGAAGCCCAGTTGGCAATGAAACGGGCAGAGGGCGAAGCCGAACTGGCCAACGCCGCTAATGATTTAGCAAAGGCCGAAGCTAAAATTAATGATTTGGAGTTTGGAAAATGGTATCTGTATAACCGTGACGACAATCCCGGTTATACCAGTTACGGTGAAGACGCAAAGCGGATTGATAATATTTCCGGCGTGTTTCCACTGATTTTTCTACTGGTAGCTGCCCTGGTTTCCTTTACCACGATGACCCGGATGGTGGAAGAGCAGCGCACCCAGATTGGTACGCTTAAAGCATTGGGTTACCGCCATGATCAGATCGGTTCGAAGTTTTTTGTCTATGCCTTATTAGCTGGCAGTATCGGCTCGGTGATTGGACTGATTGTCGGTATCAATACATTGCCGTATTTAATCGCCGGAGCCTATGGTTTGCTTTATCAGGTGCCGGATTTAATTATTGCACCGCCATGGATACCGCTTTTAATTTCTTGCTTGATTGCGATTTCCGGTACCGTGGTGGCAGCTGTGATCGTTACCTATTACGAGCTCAAAGAACACCCTTCAGAGTTGATGCGTCCCAAGGCACCAAAGATTGGAAAACGGATTTTCCTTGAGAGTATTCCCTTTATCTGGAAACGGCTGGGCTTTATTGAGAAGGTCACTGCCCGTAACCTACTGCGTTATAAGGGTCGGTTTTTTATGACCGTGATTGGGATCGCCGGATGTACCGCTCTGATTCTGGCTGGCTTCGGGCTTCAGGATGCGATTTTCGCGATGATTCCCCGACAGTTTGAGAACATTACGGTTTTTGATGGTTACATGGCGTTAAAAAATGAAGAAACCCTAGTTGAAAAGGCGGACTTCAAAAAAATATTAGAGAATGATCCCCGCTTTAGTGAAAATATGTTGGCCCATCAAGCCAAGATGACCGTTGAAAAAACCGGAACGGGTAACGGCAAAGCGGCCTATCTGTTTGTGCCGGAAACAGCGGAGCAGATTAATACGTTTATTCATTTGCAAAACAGAAAATCAGCAGAAGCGATAAATTTAGAAGAGGCGGGTGCCGTTTTATCAGAAAAAGTTGCCGGCAGTCTGGGACTGAAGGTGGGCGATACCATCCGGGTCTACAATGAGGACGAAAGCCATGAAGTGGTATTAGGAGCGATTACTGAAAACTATCTCGAAAATTATCTTTATTTATCGCCAGCAGTTTATGAAGAAGCCTTTGGAAAAGAGCTGATGGTTAATATGGCTTATGTTAATATTCCCGATGCCAACACCGATCTGGAAGATGCCATTGCCAGTGACTGGCTGGCCAGAGATGGGGTGGTAGCAGTAAACTTTACCGGAAATATTGTAAAATCATCGGCTGACAGCATCAGCAGCTTGAGCATTGTCGTCGTCGTGATGCTGCTTTCGGCCGGAGCCCTGGCAGCGGTGGTGCTTTATAACCTGACCAACATCAATATTTCCGAACGGGTTCGAGAAATTGCCACCATTCGGGTTCTGGGGTTTTATGATATGGAGGTGTATAAGTACATTTTCAGGGAGAATGTTGTTTTATCGGTGATCGGAATCATCGTGGGTCTGTTTTTAGGCGTTTTACTTAATGGCTTTATTATTAACACCGTCGAAACAGATATTGCCATGTTTGCCCGGGGCATTGAGCCCACCAGCTTTATTTACTCGGTGGTCTTTACGCTGGCCTTTACCTTTATCGTCAATATTCTGATGACGCCAATTATTAAACGGATCAGCATGGTGGAATCACTTAAATCAATCGAATAA
- the addA gene encoding helicase-exonuclease AddAB subunit AddA, with translation MKWTSDQLKAIKNRETNMLVSAAAGSGKTALLIERIIRIIREEKVGVDELLILTFTRGAAGEMKNRLSQALAKELENPENDRSFLMKQLNILGGASISTLHSFCLGILHQYFHKGDIDPGFAIGNDTEIALMLKETLEEVFEDEYQQAITNENSANKNMAQNSEEEPERSRNKNEQSLDFLDLIEKYSGNKNDQALKDTVETLYRFLATQPNPENWSNQALLLFDCDVKSLEDSVWGCALKKIIETELQGAIDAAIEAGNLSTAVGFEKTHEQSKSEVQMLKALEKTISTDLVQGLEALKSLSYERFKGAAKQDKELNELIKKYRDEAKTSMVKLQKRFAINIDEMVQELNSLKKPMADLVLLTQKFWTAFQAKKAQKNLVDYNDLEQLTLKILGDPEVADEVRARYRYIFLDEYQDTNEMQETILKRIVRDNNYFMVGDVKQSIYRFRLADPTIFIGKYKSFGKDENLNNSLVTLNQNFRSAQGVVNSVNAIFEKIMSVGLGEINYDEQARLNKGLPHDGPYQKTEIHIIEEQKQEAGELQAFEEQEQEDLTAVEIEARFVAEKIQSLVGTTFFDTRNNQERAINYGDFGVLMRSVAGRGDVYLKVFSEMGIPTYFDGGTNYYESLEITMILNLLNLMDNQHQDLPLLSIMTSPIGNFSTTECTRLRIAHPQGFFYQAVESYCQLECDELSKKLGRFYQKLTAWRNQSKLMPVEDFLWKIYLESGYYAFVGALPGGEQRQCNLRILLKRAGDYKKSTLKGLYQFIRFVENMKKHKQDISPPAMVSNQETVVRLMTIHKSKGLEFPIVILSGTGKGFNKRSNYAQVLFHKDLGICPDYVNLEKRYKHNSLAKEVCKAQSNQEMLSEEMRLLYVGMTRAEEKLVIVGTVKNHDKAKQKWHNEPDEYHLLNAASLLDWVMMGVLAGRDPSETNPELADFTIAYHQGTQFTEKQALEREDRKDPANELQAIDPEMETPAAAPEKLTTSISQADREAIFQRLNFLYPVKAENELPSKMSVTEIKDYQKADLTRQQEKIRKLSKKQEKPKFLEQKQTDFTAAQRGSALHLLMEVVDLKPIREELFSSGQAALPLFLKKYLVNQIETLIHKEFLPAALARTISVDKLISFYTSALGIRLLSAEKIRREIPFNYAYDPAEIRLEWTDIREKIIVQGIIDCAFMEDQKWVIIDYKTDYFKDPQQREQVLRGYEIQINLYAKALTELTGVPVKEKVIGLITLNEAISIV, from the coding sequence ATGAAATGGACCAGTGATCAGTTAAAAGCGATAAAAAACCGTGAAACCAACATGCTCGTATCGGCCGCCGCCGGATCCGGTAAAACAGCCCTGCTGATTGAGCGAATTATTCGCATTATCCGGGAAGAAAAGGTGGGCGTCGATGAGCTGCTGATTCTGACCTTTACCCGGGGAGCAGCCGGAGAAATGAAAAATCGCCTCAGTCAGGCGCTGGCCAAAGAACTGGAAAACCCGGAAAATGATCGCAGCTTTTTAATGAAGCAATTAAATATTTTAGGGGGAGCCTCCATTTCCACCCTTCATTCTTTTTGCCTTGGTATTTTACACCAGTATTTTCATAAGGGTGACATTGATCCTGGCTTTGCCATTGGCAACGATACTGAAATCGCGCTGATGCTTAAAGAAACGCTGGAAGAGGTTTTTGAAGACGAATACCAGCAGGCCATCACGAATGAAAATAGTGCAAATAAAAATATGGCGCAAAATAGTGAGGAAGAGCCCGAACGGAGTCGGAATAAAAACGAACAGTCCCTCGATTTTCTGGATCTAATTGAAAAATATAGTGGTAATAAAAATGATCAGGCCTTAAAAGACACCGTTGAAACCTTATACCGTTTTCTGGCCACCCAGCCAAACCCGGAAAATTGGAGCAATCAGGCCTTGTTGCTGTTTGATTGCGATGTCAAAAGCCTGGAAGATTCAGTGTGGGGATGCGCCTTAAAAAAAATAATTGAGACTGAGCTTCAGGGAGCCATCGATGCAGCCATCGAAGCCGGGAACTTAAGCACTGCTGTTGGTTTTGAGAAAACCCATGAGCAGAGCAAAAGCGAAGTGCAGATGCTTAAAGCGCTAGAAAAAACGATCAGCACCGATCTGGTACAGGGATTGGAAGCCTTGAAATCGCTAAGTTACGAGCGCTTTAAAGGAGCGGCCAAGCAAGATAAAGAGCTGAATGAGCTGATCAAAAAATATCGTGATGAAGCCAAAACCAGTATGGTTAAACTACAAAAACGATTTGCCATCAATATCGATGAGATGGTCCAGGAGCTTAATAGCCTAAAAAAACCGATGGCCGATCTGGTTTTACTGACTCAGAAATTCTGGACTGCCTTTCAGGCGAAAAAAGCTCAGAAAAATCTGGTTGATTACAATGACCTGGAACAGCTGACACTAAAAATTTTAGGAGATCCGGAGGTGGCCGATGAGGTTCGCGCCCGGTATCGCTATATTTTTCTGGATGAGTATCAGGACACCAACGAAATGCAGGAAACCATCCTAAAGCGGATTGTTCGGGATAATAATTATTTTATGGTCGGGGATGTTAAGCAAAGCATTTACCGCTTTCGGCTGGCCGACCCGACCATCTTTATTGGCAAGTATAAAAGCTTTGGCAAGGATGAAAACCTCAATAACAGCCTGGTGACCCTCAATCAGAATTTCCGTTCCGCCCAGGGGGTGGTTAACAGTGTTAATGCTATCTTTGAGAAAATCATGAGTGTCGGACTGGGGGAAATCAATTATGACGAACAGGCTCGGCTTAACAAGGGTCTGCCCCATGACGGACCCTATCAAAAAACTGAGATCCATATCATTGAAGAGCAAAAACAGGAAGCGGGAGAGCTTCAGGCGTTTGAGGAACAGGAGCAGGAAGATCTAACCGCAGTTGAAATTGAAGCCCGATTTGTGGCTGAAAAAATTCAGTCTCTGGTGGGAACAACTTTTTTTGATACCCGAAACAATCAGGAGCGGGCGATCAACTATGGTGATTTTGGGGTGTTGATGCGCAGTGTGGCCGGACGCGGAGATGTTTATCTCAAGGTGTTTAGTGAAATGGGGATTCCTACCTATTTTGATGGTGGCACTAATTACTATGAGTCGCTAGAAATTACCATGATCCTAAACCTGCTTAACCTGATGGATAACCAGCATCAGGACCTGCCGCTGTTAAGTATTATGACCTCGCCGATTGGCAATTTTTCCACTACTGAATGCACCCGGTTGCGAATTGCTCACCCGCAGGGATTTTTTTATCAGGCGGTGGAAAGCTATTGCCAGCTCGAGTGCGATGAACTGTCTAAAAAGCTGGGCCGTTTTTATCAAAAACTGACGGCTTGGCGAAATCAATCCAAGCTCATGCCAGTGGAAGATTTTCTCTGGAAAATCTATCTGGAATCCGGCTATTATGCCTTTGTGGGAGCTCTACCTGGCGGCGAACAGCGACAGTGTAATTTGCGAATCCTGCTTAAGCGGGCCGGTGACTATAAAAAATCCACCCTTAAAGGGCTGTATCAATTTATTCGCTTTGTCGAAAACATGAAAAAGCACAAGCAGGATATTTCGCCCCCGGCGATGGTCAGTAATCAAGAGACGGTGGTGCGACTGATGACTATCCATAAAAGCAAGGGGCTCGAATTTCCGATTGTCATTCTTTCTGGTACCGGTAAGGGTTTTAATAAGCGCAGCAATTACGCCCAGGTGTTATTCCATAAGGATCTGGGAATTTGTCCGGACTATGTTAATCTGGAAAAACGGTATAAGCATAATTCATTGGCTAAAGAGGTCTGCAAGGCCCAGAGCAATCAAGAAATGCTTTCCGAAGAAATGCGCCTGCTTTATGTCGGGATGACCCGGGCTGAAGAAAAGCTGGTGATTGTCGGGACCGTAAAAAATCATGACAAAGCCAAGCAAAAATGGCATAATGAACCGGACGAGTATCACCTCCTTAATGCCGCCAGCTTACTTGACTGGGTGATGATGGGGGTATTGGCTGGGCGGGACCCCAGTGAGACGAATCCGGAGTTAGCAGATTTTACGATTGCTTATCATCAGGGGACTCAATTCACGGAAAAACAGGCGCTGGAAAGAGAAGATCGGAAGGACCCGGCGAATGAGTTACAGGCAATTGATCCGGAGATGGAAACACCTGCCGCAGCACCGGAAAAGTTGACAACCAGTATTTCTCAGGCTGATCGGGAGGCGATTTTCCAGCGACTTAATTTTTTATATCCAGTCAAAGCAGAGAATGAACTTCCCAGTAAGATGAGTGTGACCGAAATTAAAGATTATCAAAAAGCTGATTTGACGCGTCAGCAGGAAAAAATCAGAAAGCTTTCTAAAAAGCAGGAGAAGCCCAAGTTTTTAGAACAAAAACAGACCGATTTCACCGCCGCTCAACGGGGCTCGGCCCTTCATCTTTTAATGGAAGTGGTCGATTTAAAACCGATCCGGGAGGAACTGTTTAGTAGTGGACAAGCCGCTTTGCCGTTGTTTCTTAAAAAGTATCTGGTCAATCAGATTGAGACCCTGATTCACAAAGAATTTTTGCCGGCAGCCTTGGCCAGAACCATTAGTGTCGATAAACTGATCAGCTTTTATACCTCTGCTCTGGGGATTAGGTTATTATCGGCCGAAAAAATCAGGCGTGAGATCCCCTTTAACTATGCTTACGATCCGGCTGAAATCCGGTTAGAATGGACGGACATTCGCGAAAAGATCATCGTTCAAGGGATCATTGATTGTGCCTTTATGGAAGACCAAAAATGGGTTATTATCGACTATAAGACAGATTATTTTAAAGATCCCCAGCAACGGGAGCAAGTACTTAGAGGTTACGAAATTCAGATCAATCTGTATGCAAAGGCCCTGACCGAATTAACTGGCGTCCCGGTTAAGGAAAAGGTAATCGGATTGATTACCTTAAACGAAGCGATCAGCATAGTGTGA
- a CDS encoding PD-(D/E)XK nuclease family protein — protein sequence MGITMIVGRQSQVLSETVYHQIGAALDAGKEKLYLMVPEQFTLGAEEALMKSNRLVGLLDVEVLSPKRLGNRVLQETGGLAKTYMDSHGKNMLLQKTMGDIQEQLTIYRSSIKKPGFLASISDLIGELKQNEIAPKNLEETRKTLGHGIMPQKLGDVIKIYTHFQELLGTDRKDEEDFRNFVNEKIASAEFLKNSEIWMDGFQNFSAQDYRMIANLVDTVKEIHIALPWDPNPSARDQEVFLLTANTMASIKEIGARAQVSFKLEKITNQNQQNQKSPELAHLETNLFAYPKVEYQHAVNQISLTQCQNTWEEVEMGARKILTLVREEGLSFRDMVVLAGNLDEYGSIIKRIFSQYKIPYFMDDLRAIGDNHLVEAVVTALEAIQNHYRLDDVFGFVKTGFSPITLSECEDLENYALEFGIRGKQWEKEFTKLSQNPALELGRLNALRLKLITPLIQLKAVMKAGRTCQDYTKALYEFLVAIETPEKIEDLVEQLSESGNYEAMELYHQIWNILMEVFDQIVETMGNDEATTEEYLRILKSGFQGYRLGIIPPYRDYVSITDLRRSRSSAFEVLIVFGLNEGKIPGTGTEPNLFSDLERQILGAHQIRLQNNRSFQMDQERFLVYDLLTKPKSRLALYWSLADMEGNSQQPSILLSQMLMIFPSLKILSTLNDGVAAFWNTLSTPDATLWHLISHLRNSRSEAGSAQQQEEALWAEVQHWYQNNPDYQQIIGNLTEALNYAGVSQAMTGAEATVLYGKNLRTSITRLETHRQCPFSHYVRYGLKPESRPIYTIAAPEIGTLLHELIDGFFREVHDQKLDLRTLPKERRDTLLEGVMESCLPQIKTNVFNSTGQNQYLGKKLERVGKKSVDILVAQLCAGDFEPQATEFCFEQELSLPDAKLGEVKIYGKIDRLDLYEKDGQTWVKVIDYKTGSKKLGYDDIYYGLSLQLLVYLDGAMTVIDAEDILPGGTFYFYVDDPMPRLDFGENVQAAINKSFKLNGLLLDDEMVIAAMDHDADSKTSDILPVYRSEFKLSREEFEGIIDYVRKTVVRQIKSIYEGDIKVRPYKKGHDYACQYCDYKGICQFDDAITRGGYEVLKAAMKKDQFFTLIEEGETDEMDQ from the coding sequence ATGGGAATTACAATGATCGTTGGCCGGCAATCTCAGGTGTTGAGTGAGACGGTCTATCACCAGATTGGTGCGGCCCTGGATGCAGGCAAAGAAAAACTCTATTTAATGGTTCCGGAACAGTTTACCCTGGGGGCTGAAGAAGCGCTGATGAAGTCCAATCGCTTAGTAGGGCTACTTGATGTCGAGGTGTTGAGTCCTAAGCGGCTGGGAAATCGGGTGCTCCAGGAAACCGGCGGGCTTGCCAAGACCTATATGGACAGTCATGGGAAAAATATGCTGCTGCAAAAAACCATGGGGGATATTCAGGAACAATTGACCATTTATCGTTCCAGTATTAAAAAACCTGGTTTTCTTGCGAGTATTTCAGATTTGATTGGTGAACTCAAACAAAATGAGATTGCTCCAAAAAATTTGGAAGAAACCAGAAAGACGCTAGGTCACGGCATCATGCCCCAAAAATTAGGCGATGTAATAAAGATTTACACCCATTTTCAGGAATTACTGGGAACTGACCGTAAAGATGAAGAAGACTTTCGTAATTTCGTCAATGAAAAGATCGCTTCGGCAGAATTTCTCAAGAACAGTGAAATCTGGATGGATGGGTTTCAGAATTTTTCAGCCCAGGATTATCGCATGATTGCAAATCTGGTCGATACGGTTAAGGAAATCCATATTGCCCTACCGTGGGACCCGAACCCATCAGCACGGGACCAGGAAGTTTTTTTATTAACAGCCAATACCATGGCGTCCATCAAAGAAATTGGAGCCAGAGCGCAGGTGTCATTTAAACTGGAAAAAATCACCAATCAAAATCAGCAAAATCAAAAAAGTCCGGAGCTTGCTCATCTGGAGACCAATCTCTTTGCTTATCCCAAGGTGGAATATCAACACGCAGTCAATCAGATCAGCCTGACGCAATGTCAGAATACCTGGGAAGAGGTTGAAATGGGCGCGCGCAAGATTCTGACCCTGGTTCGAGAAGAAGGGTTGTCCTTTCGGGATATGGTGGTGCTAGCCGGAAATCTGGATGAATACGGGAGCATCATTAAGCGTATATTCTCCCAGTATAAAATCCCTTATTTTATGGATGATCTGCGTGCCATTGGGGATAACCATCTGGTTGAAGCAGTGGTAACCGCTTTGGAAGCGATCCAGAATCATTATCGGCTTGATGATGTTTTTGGTTTTGTTAAGACCGGCTTTTCACCGATTACCTTGTCTGAATGCGAAGATCTGGAAAACTATGCCCTGGAGTTTGGCATCCGGGGTAAACAATGGGAAAAGGAATTCACCAAGCTCAGCCAGAACCCGGCCCTGGAGCTGGGTCGTCTTAATGCCCTGCGCCTTAAACTGATCACGCCGCTGATTCAGCTAAAAGCTGTGATGAAGGCGGGTAGAACCTGTCAGGATTATACCAAAGCCCTCTATGAATTTCTGGTGGCCATCGAAACCCCGGAAAAAATTGAGGATCTGGTGGAACAGTTGTCAGAATCCGGCAATTATGAAGCGATGGAACTCTACCACCAGATCTGGAACATTTTAATGGAAGTTTTTGATCAGATTGTTGAAACGATGGGAAATGATGAAGCCACGACCGAAGAATATTTGCGGATTCTAAAAAGTGGTTTTCAGGGCTATCGGCTGGGAATCATCCCGCCTTATCGGGATTATGTCAGTATTACCGATTTACGCAGGAGCCGCAGCTCAGCCTTTGAGGTACTGATTGTTTTTGGCTTAAACGAAGGGAAAATCCCGGGAACCGGCACCGAGCCCAACCTTTTCTCAGATTTGGAACGGCAGATTCTGGGTGCTCACCAGATCAGGCTGCAAAACAATCGCAGCTTTCAAATGGATCAGGAACGGTTTCTGGTTTATGATCTCTTAACGAAACCCAAATCCCGGTTGGCCCTTTATTGGTCGTTAGCCGATATGGAAGGCAACAGTCAGCAGCCCAGCATTCTACTGAGCCAGATGCTTATGATCTTCCCGTCACTAAAGATTTTGTCAACTCTTAACGATGGGGTGGCAGCATTCTGGAATACCCTCAGTACGCCTGATGCGACCCTCTGGCATCTGATTAGCCACCTGCGTAACAGTCGATCTGAAGCCGGTTCGGCGCAGCAGCAGGAAGAGGCGCTGTGGGCCGAAGTGCAGCACTGGTATCAAAACAACCCGGACTACCAGCAAATCATCGGCAATCTGACGGAGGCCCTAAATTATGCCGGGGTTTCGCAGGCCATGACCGGTGCGGAGGCTACCGTTCTTTACGGCAAAAACTTGCGCACCAGTATTACCCGGTTGGAAACCCACCGCCAATGCCCTTTTTCCCACTATGTCAGATATGGCTTAAAACCCGAGAGCCGGCCCATTTATACTATTGCCGCGCCCGAAATCGGAACCTTGCTCCATGAACTGATCGACGGCTTTTTCCGGGAAGTTCATGACCAAAAACTGGACCTGCGGACCCTGCCTAAAGAGCGACGGGATACACTGCTAGAAGGGGTCATGGAAAGCTGTCTGCCGCAGATAAAAACCAATGTCTTTAACAGCACCGGACAAAACCAGTACCTGGGGAAAAAACTGGAACGGGTTGGCAAAAAGTCTGTTGATATCCTGGTTGCCCAACTGTGTGCCGGGGATTTTGAACCCCAGGCCACTGAGTTCTGCTTTGAACAGGAATTAAGTCTGCCGGATGCGAAACTGGGAGAAGTGAAGATCTATGGGAAAATTGACCGGCTGGACCTCTATGAAAAAGATGGTCAAACCTGGGTTAAGGTCATCGACTATAAAACCGGGAGTAAAAAGTTGGGTTATGATGATATTTATTATGGCCTTTCGCTCCAATTGCTGGTCTATCTGGATGGGGCCATGACAGTTATTGACGCCGAGGATATTCTGCCGGGGGGAACCTTCTACTTTTATGTTGATGATCCGATGCCGCGATTGGATTTTGGTGAGAATGTCCAGGCGGCGATCAATAAGTCCTTTAAACTCAATGGTCTGCTTCTCGATGACGAAATGGTCATCGCTGCCATGGATCATGATGCCGATTCCAAAACATCGGACATTTTGCCGGTTTATCGATCGGAATTTAAGCTAAGTCGGGAGGAATTTGAGGGCATCATCGACTATGTCCGAAAAACCGTGGTTCGTCAGATCAAAAGCATTTACGAGGGTGATATTAAAGTCCGGCCTTATAAAAAAGGCCATGACTATGCCTGCCAGTATTGTGATTATAAGGGCATCTGTCAGTTTGATGACGCAATCACCCGGGGTGGTTATGAGGTACTGAAAGCAGCAATGAAGAAAGATCAGTTTTTTACATTAATCGAGGAAGGAGAAACCGATGAAATGGACCAGTGA